The genomic interval GCTTCTTCACCATGGACCTCAACCAGATCATGGAACTTCTGGTTGCTGAGCGCCTTGATTGGCGTGGTGTAAAAGCACTTGGTGCCACGAGAAAGCGCCAAAGAGACTGCAAATTCTCCGACTATAGTTTTGCCTGCCCCTGTCGGCGCACATACTAAAACTCCGCGGTCATCTTCAATGGCTTGGCATCCCTGAATCTGGAAATCATCGAGGGGAAACTTTTGCCGAGAGATGAACTCGCGGAGATGAGAGTCAGAGGCTGGCGTAATCGTCATGCCTTAAGGCTACTGTGCCTAGAGAACGTCGTCGAAGTTGGTACCAGAATCTAAGGGTTTTGTTTGTTTAAGCGGAGCAGGCCGCGTAATAGGCTGAGCATTAATGTCGTTGCTTGACTCGAAAGTAGAGGACGCAGACACAGGACCTGAAGCCGTAACAGGGTTGGGCGAATCGACTCCTCCTGCGTGAAGATCAAGCGGTGACGCTGACTCATCATCGAGATCCATCCAGCTAGGCCGCGAGACATTTCTGCGTTTGTCGTTTATCCGTGCAAATTGCATGGCGACCTCAACCAGCAAGGTGAGCGACACTCCGAGGGCAAGCATGGAGAAGGGGTCTTGGCCGGGAGTCATAAAAGCCGCAAAAATGAACAAAACAACGGTAATGATTCGCCGTTTATCTTTAATGACCTCGTACGGTAAAACCCCCACGATGTTGAGCATCGCGATAATGAGTGGAACTTCAAAGCTCACTCCAAACATGGCAAGAAGTGCCAGTATGAAGCTGAAATAACGGTCACCAGATAGCGCGGCGGTTTGAACATCGTCGCCGATGCCTAGGAGGAATTCAAGACCATAGT from Corynebacterium ulcerans carries:
- the tatC gene encoding twin-arginine translocase subunit TatC → MSSVEASPQGGVVPRRGLKKVFTRAKKQNHSEMSLVEHLQELRRRVIISVFAVIVTTIIGFIWYQHAVNLYWFSIPSLGDILRGPYCDLPPQKRADLTHDGTCRLIATAPFEMFMLRLKVGALAGLVFASPIWLYQIWAFITPGLMKNERRWTFSFVSIAVLLFIFGAVLAYFVLDYGLEFLLGIGDDVQTAALSGDRYFSFILALLAMFGVSFEVPLIIAMLNIVGVLPYEVIKDKRRIITVVLFIFAAFMTPGQDPFSMLALGVSLTLLVEVAMQFARINDKRRNVSRPSWMDLDDESASPLDLHAGGVDSPNPVTASGPVSASSTFESSNDINAQPITRPAPLKQTKPLDSGTNFDDVL